From a region of the Drosophila nasuta strain 15112-1781.00 unplaced genomic scaffold, ASM2355853v1 ctg59_pilon, whole genome shotgun sequence genome:
- the LOC132798012 gene encoding uncharacterized protein LOC132798012, with the protein MVRAQVSAGQNVCDFAINATGDGKINGRRALPTVVRIMGGTTGGQDIVPAACMDSLVQCPSLWHARGFPHHECLAFQSPHRRKRAAVSPDFNSIGAHWIESSFIGCSAECLMPQRIMRAAPPLRCVFGLTAK; encoded by the exons ATGGTCAGAGCTCAGGTCAGTGCTGGACAAAATGTTTGTGATTTTGCCATCAATGCCACTGGTGATGGCAAAATCAATGGCCGACGGGCGCTTCCTACTGTCGTGCGGATAATGGGTGGCACCACCGGTGGCCAGGACATTGTACCTGCGGCTTGCATGGATAGCCTCGTACAATGCCCTTCCCTCTGGCACGCACGTGGATTTCCCCACCATGAATGCTTGGCATTCCAGTCCCCGCATAGGAGGAAGCGGGCCGCTGTATCACCAG ATTTCAACAGTATTGGTGCGCATTGGATCGAGTCTTCGTTTATTGGCTGTAGTGCCGAATGCCTGATGCCACAACGTATCATGAGGGCAGCACCTCCTTTGCGGTGTGTGTTCGGATTGACGGCAAAGTAA
- the LOC132798014 gene encoding uncharacterized protein LOC132798014, translated as MASQWIAGLQGVCLAIVLAESSSLSGEWSICLLVCAAVVASEKEKLAVRPVQAYLQGWQWRPILGLEACCRHCWALCVTLAFLLASAFLLAVCVACDASAGGSSSSRRRSSRLLTSSRPLSSVSSGVAGTKFGPVASCWVAVLS; from the exons ATGGCCTCACAGTGGATTGCCGGGCTTCAAGGAGTCTGCTTGGCCATCGTCTTGGCTGAGAGCAGCAGTTTGAGCGGCGAATGGAGCATCTGTCTGCTGGTGTGCGCAGCCGTCGTCGCGTCTGAAAAAGAGAAACTCGCAGTGAGGCCAGTGCAGGCATACTTACAAGGCTGGCAGTGGCGGCCCATCCTAGGATTAGAGGCTTGCTGCCGCCATTGCTGGGCTTTGTGTGTTACGTTGGCCTTTCTGCTTGCGTCTGCATTTTTGTTGGCAGTTTGCGTTGCTTGCGATGCCTCAGCAGGCGGATCTTCTTCGTCCAGAAGGCGCTCCAGCCGTCTGCTCACCAGCTCTAGGCCATTGTCAAGCGTCTCGTCTGGAGTTGCCGGCACCAAATTTGGACCTGTCGCCTcgtgttgg GTGGCTGTCCTCTCGTGA